Proteins from one bacterium genomic window:
- a CDS encoding PIG-L deacetylase family protein gives MSNMREKRVLVIGAHPDDELLGCGGTLALHARAGHYVVAVIACEGESLRYGKAGVRQNTHIQCASQKLGIQDLHLLGFSDQRLDTLTLTDIISPLEQIIRERQPHIVYCQFGGDINQDHQLLFKAVLVATRPTERYIEAIYAFDTASSTEWAYPRTFVPDTWVDISSTLEIKLEAASCYTSEMREYPHPRSLKALHYKAKAWGNQSCLDAAEVFMTIRKLYRNGQTPF, from the coding sequence ATGAGTAACATGCGTGAAAAGAGAGTGCTGGTAATCGGTGCACATCCTGACGATGAGCTCTTGGGTTGCGGAGGGACACTTGCCCTGCACGCCAGAGCCGGCCACTATGTAGTGGCAGTCATTGCCTGTGAAGGAGAATCCCTCCGCTATGGGAAAGCAGGTGTTAGACAAAATACCCATATTCAGTGTGCATCTCAAAAGCTTGGCATCCAGGATCTTCACCTCCTGGGATTTTCAGACCAACGGTTAGATACTCTGACCTTAACCGATATCATAAGTCCTTTAGAGCAAATAATCCGGGAGAGACAACCCCATATTGTTTATTGTCAATTTGGCGGGGACATTAACCAGGACCATCAACTTCTCTTCAAGGCGGTATTGGTTGCCACTCGTCCGACTGAAAGGTATATTGAAGCCATTTACGCATTCGATACAGCCAGCAGCACAGAATGGGCCTATCCAAGAACATTTGTCCCGGATACATGGGTCGATATTTCATCCACTTTAGAAATCAAGCTGGAAGCAGCGAGCTGCTACACAAGCGAAATGCGCGAATATCCTCATCCTCGCTCGTTAAAGGCGCTACACTATAAAGCCAAAGCCTGGGGAAACCAGAGTTGTCTCGATGCAGCCGAAGTGTTTATGACCATTCGGAAATTATATCGCAATGGTCAGACGCCTTTTTGA
- a CDS encoding sugar transferase — translation MVRRLFDIILSCIALIVFLPVLCMAAIGIWLSSPGPIFYRARRVGRNKKIFTMYKFRTMHRDQRMFKSVITAKNDPRIFAFGSWLRRLKIDELPQLINIVKGEMSIVGPRAEDPRIVHTYYTQQQIETLHVLPGLASPGSIYNYTHGERFIDKDNPEKCYLEKLLPIKLALDIIYVRESSFFYDLEIIFRTIWTILLISFGKHCFPDPPEMKKARKLIKN, via the coding sequence ATGGTCAGACGCCTTTTTGACATAATTTTATCTTGTATCGCATTGATCGTTTTCCTTCCAGTTCTTTGCATGGCAGCGATAGGAATCTGGCTGAGCAGCCCTGGCCCGATTTTTTATCGGGCCAGGCGTGTGGGCCGTAATAAAAAAATATTTACTATGTATAAGTTTCGTACCATGCACCGTGATCAGAGAATGTTCAAGAGCGTCATAACCGCGAAGAACGATCCGCGTATTTTTGCCTTTGGATCATGGCTGCGCCGATTGAAAATAGATGAGCTTCCTCAACTCATTAATATAGTAAAGGGAGAAATGTCAATCGTGGGACCAAGAGCGGAAGACCCTCGGATTGTACATACATACTATACTCAACAACAGATTGAAACGCTGCATGTCTTGCCTGGATTGGCAAGCCCTGGCAGCATATACAACTATACGCATGGTGAGCGGTTTATCGATAAAGATAATCCTGAAAAGTGTTACCTCGAAAAGCTTTTACCCATAAAATTAGCTCTCGATATCATCTATGTGCGCGAATCATCATTTTTCTACGATCTGGAAATCATCTTCCGGACTATTTGGACTATCCTGCTGATATCGTTTGGAAAACATTGCTTTCCAGACCCTCCTGAAATGAAAAAGGCCCGAAAGCTGATTAAGAATTAA